GACTATGTGGAAATTGTGCTGATGATCTATAGCTCGGGGACAGAGGCAAACAACTCAGGTGCCAACACTGAAGAAAGGTGATCAGAGAAGTACCAGCTCATCGGGCAATAGTGGGAAAGAGGAAATACTCCTGTCTCCTGCCTCCGTCCTCGTTGTAGCCCCTACCCAGTTTGTGTTGCTTGTTTGTGTTGTTGCTCAAGAAGGGCTTGTCCTATGCGCTAGTGTGACGTGAGAAGGGGGAGAAGATGCATTGGCATGCCTTAGTTGCACTTTCTCCTCTGATAATGAAGACAACAGAAGCTGAGACAGAAGAGGTAAGATCAGGGAAGACAAGTGTGTTTGTATGAAGAGAAGTCAATCTAATGCCTTCTAAGACTGATAGGGACaaggtttagtggtggctttgtcagtgttaggttgatggttggactcgatgatctgaaaggtcccttccaacctagataattctatgattccaagatGGAAGTGAGGAAACATgcctaagacaaaaaaaaaaaacaaaccaaatcaacaaaccaaacaaaaaagtttgAAATGGCTTCTATGCCTGAAAGACTGTTGACGCTTCCAGTCAGACAGCCTGACTCAGAGTCCAAGGGTCTCCCTGTTTTTCCCATGACCTGCTGATGGAGACATTCCTGCCCTGGGATGGGTAGGATGCAAAAGGTCATGCTGGCCTTGGGTCTTTACTGCTTTTCTCATCTCAAAGCACCTGTCATCTTCTCAGCCTCAGAAGGTGATAATGGGGAGCTAGGAACCAAGATGCCTTATGTCTGTCACGTGTCCAGAAAGGCAAGTGGCGTAGAGCAGAGGATGACAAATGGCAAGAGGAACTCAGAAGGACCCATTTCCCCACGCTGTTTGAGGAATGAAGAGCTGTAAGTCAGGATGGAGTGACCAGAGGGAGTCATTTTGCCACACCCTCTCAAGAAGCCTTCTCCAACACACAGCTGGGGCTGCTACCTGTGTAGCATAAGCACTTTTTTTCTCAGTAGGGAGCAGCGTTTGGGTGCAAATGAGTGATGGCCCAGAGTGAACAATGGCCTTGAGCCTACACacttggactgaaaaaaaaatcaaaccattatTTTTCTGGCCACAGAGGAACCAACCATGTAATTCCTAAgcctctttttccttcattccaAGCATGGAGCTGTGGATTGTTCCAGGCCATGTTGAAAGATTTTTTACATCCTTGGCAGACTATAAGTCAAAAGGACACACTGAGGGCTTTGCTCTTTGCGTATCCTTCTTTCCTCTTATCCTCCACAGAGCCTTCAACCTAAAAATGCTATGGGATTTGACAGTTTGACACAGAAATGCTTCTCATTAACAGACTTCACTACCCCAGTGTTCTGGAGTTCAGGAGTTTGGAGTACCTGGAGATCCATGCTTTCAACAGCCAAACAATGGAGAGACAAATTGTGTTCTGAGATGGGCAGTAAATCCCAGTTTATCTCCCATCTCAGCTTAATCACACAGGTCTCAGGAGAGGTTGCTGCAGAGCTCAGGTGTTGACCATGTGCCTTTTCTGTGATTTCATCTTAGAGAGCACCTGTAAGGCAACAAGGACCATGTCTCTAGGGCTGCTGAGGAAACATCAAATACTACAGTTCCCCCCTGATTTAGTAGATGGAGCACAGAAACAAGAGAAGGACTGCAGAGGTAGGTAAAAAATGTCTTGGCTTGACTGGAATTTCTCCCATAGTCATTGAGTTACCGTAAGCAAGCTGAGTTCAACTGAGTCTGAACAGTTTCTGTTGTTCCTTGAACTCAAATATCACCAAATTTCTGTTAAGGGCTTAGTACACGAGTTTACCATTCAGCATCACAAGCTAATGTCAacgttgtttttatttttctcagataCAGCATGTTCCCTTCAGAAAATATCATTAAGGTCAGTTTAATCTTATTTATTATAAGAAATTACAGTCATGCCTGAGAACTTGTGATATGCTATGTTATGTTAAAGTGCTTTTTCTTATTGGTTAGTGGGGGGGGCAGTGTTGTCatttatagtgattttttttttacgtatggaaaatgttttcataGTTACTTcagtttaagagaaaaagaagacatcCTGCATGATAAAATTTGATAGGATGTTTTAGAAATGGCCATCTGCATTCTCAAGGCAGAATTTTGAgggaagttaaaaagaaaatgtacaacTGACATGAATTAGAGAGTGCTTACCCATCAATTGTAAAAACATGAAACATGAATGCAGAATGCAGAGATTCTTTTGAAAATGCATACTAACAGCAATCCATATTTTTGTTAGAAATATAACCTAGAAGTGAAGGAGTGCTCACTTGAAAAGAAATTACCAGAGGGAGTAGAGGCAAGACAGAGGTGTGCCAAAGGGTAGAATGGAAGCTCTGGAAAAGAGTTTGGAAAAGTAAAGGTGAAGGGATCAGAGGCAATGAGGAAGGGATGATTCCCGCAGCACTCAACCTGAGGACTTATATTGGGATCCTGAGCTCTGTGGCCTCCCTCtataaacaatgaagaaaaatggagTAAAGAGTCACCAGAGAGGCCAAATCAGAAGTGATAAACCAGAAACCTATCTGCACAGTAGTCTGAATCATGCCTTGGATGTACCTTACCTCTGCGAGCTCACCTAAGAGTGGGATCCATCTTACCAAATGGGATCACCTGAAAGCTAATCATTCTGTCTCAGACAGTCATCGAGGTTTCCTTTATGGTCAGTGGAAAGAGGAACGTGCCTTTCAAAGCCTCCTGAAGGAGACCTTGGCTACCTAAGTTTGGGTACCAAAGATAAAGGgttgccttttcctttctaaagGCCTTATCTGTCTTTCCTGCCTTCCCGAAGACTATATTCGCTTCTTCTAGAGGTCTTGCTTCCCTGAGTAAGCCAGGTCCCACCTTAAAGTACAGGTTGTACCATACTGTGCTGTACTGTAAAGTAACTGACTCAGTATTAGCGATAACTGTCTAATAATTCTACTTCTGATAATGCACATACACAAAATCACACAACCATGGcatttgtgctttcttttcaacATGCATATTCCAGGAGACATCTGATACAACTGCTTTTACCTCATTTTAGCCACTGATAAGCATATGTACCTGAACTGACTATTGAAACACCTGTGGCGGTTGATGGAgagaaatacattcttttaaTGGGCAACTTCTCAGGTCCATTTTAGGCTTTTACCTCAGAACAAGGCAAATTTGTCTTCTGGCAGTTCCTATCTCCACCACTGGAGAATCATTTTCTCCTCGATTTACCTCTGCGTAAATCAGTTGAGGCAATCTCCAATCCTgaacaagcttttaaaaagcgACACATTCTTTGGGCAATTTTCTCTTTCAACTCTGGAGGCTGGTATGAAGCCTCTCTTTCCTCTACTGAGGACAGACTAATGTAAAGGCCTATAGGCATGATCATGATGAAGTGCCCTGAGAGGTTACAGCGTCTTTCTTGAGCCATTTTATCTGGTTGTGACTGGTAATCAGGTTTACCCTGAATTCTGTGGCTTGGAGTTAGGAGGTGTCTAAATGCAGATACTCGGTTTCATTGTACAGATCCATGAGGTTCTTGGCAGATGACTTCCAGGAGAGTAGAGTGAGACTGGCTCTCAATCCTAATGAAAATCTGCAAACCCTGTGCTTGGATAACTGAGTCATACAAAACAGCATGGGACACCTATGTATAAGCACCTAAATGTCCATGCATACATTTGTCATGCAACGCTTCCTAAGCTCTCAACAAAGAGAGTGCACCATGACAGGTCATCTCTTCCATTTTGAGATTTGTAATTATCATATGTGTCCAAGCTCCAATGCGAGGTGACTGAGAGTAGAATGAAACtattaatttaaactaaaatCCTCTGGAGGTCAACTATTGTTCTAACAGAACATGCACATAACTAACACAGACATCATAGCACGTTAACATGAAATAGGTGGGAGGGTGGAAAAACAGACTTATAGGCTGCTGGACGCATTGGGTGGGATTTATCCTCACAGTTTATCAAGACATCTAAGCTTTCAGCATCTGAAACACAGGCATCTCAGAAATGATTGAGAAGCCTAAGCACAGCTCTCTAGATTTAGATGTCATGGGCTGTCCAGCATATCCACATGGGGCTCACAAACGTGACACGAGATCCACAGGAGCGCACCATGCCTTCCCTGCATGGCAGATGGTGGCCAGGGTGTGCACCACGTCTTCTCCGAGAGCAGCAGATGCCTCACTTTAGGACTGGAATTGACGCTGAATTTCATGTAAGCGGCTGCTAACAACAGAGGGCTATTTGGCTTGACTTAAGAAATGTACCATGCTGTTTCATTGTTGTCACTGTGTTTTTATTGTTCCAAGATGAAATCCTATGAAGAAGGGACCACTGGAAATAAAACTTCTGCAATCATATTTGTTATCCTGGGTTTTTCTCATCGCCCAGATATGAAAGTCATCTTCTTCATCCTATTTCTATGTATTTACATCATCACGGTGCTGGGAAACCTGATTATTCTTCTTGTAATTAACATGGACCCTGTCCTGCACActcccatgtacttcttcctcacAAACTTGTCATTCCTGGAGATCTGCTACACCTCTGTGACCCTGCCCAGAGTGCTGGTCAGTCTTCTTTCAAGTGATACGTCCATCTCTTTTGCAGGTTGTGCTGCACAgatgtatttctttctgttctttgggGCAACTGAGTGCTGCCTCTTAGCTGCTATGGCATATGACCGCTACCTAGCCATATGCAGCCCCCTGCATTACATGGATATCATGAATAAGAAGGTATGCATGCAGCTGGCTGCTTCCTCATGGATATGTGGCAACCTCGTGGCCCTTGGGCACACTACATTTATCTTCTCTTTGCCCTTCTGTGGCTCCAACGTGATCAACCATTTCTTCTGTGAGATCCAGCCAGTGCTGATGCTGGTGTGTGGAGACACTTATTGGAACGAGCTACAGATCATTCTGGCTGCTGCCTTTGTCATCCTGATGCCTTTTCTGCTCATTTTGGTGTCCTACAGCCTCATCATTTCCTCCATCCTCAAAATCAGGTCTGCCAGAGGAAGGTATAAAGCATTCTCCACTTGCTTCTCACATCTGACTGTAGTGACGTTGTTTTATGGGACAGCTGTGTTCATCTATATACGTCCCAAATCCAGCTATTCACTGGATGTGGACAAGGTGCTCTCTCTGTTCTATTCTGTATTGACCCCTATATTGAACCCTATTATCTACAGCCTCAGGAACAGGGAGGTGAAAGGGGCTCTCTTTAAAATGAGAAGGAAGCTATTTCACCCCAGCTCCTAGGCCAGTTCCCCTTGGCTGAACAACCACCCACAAATACCTCACCTCTTGCACCTGCACGTTGCCAGAGGGATAGGAAAGACCAGTGACCGACATATCAAATCCCACCCTCGCATTGTAGAGACTTACATGCAGATGAAATGAACTCCACCCGTGTGACAGGGACACTAAACCCACCTTCAAGGCAACATTTCATGCCATCAGACTCCACCTCACCAATCTCACCTTCTGGTGAGAGTTCCTCTGTCAATGCCGttcttgtttaaaaatgttatgTAAGTGTTGTGTGACATAACTATAGACAGCGTTGGTCTCCACCAAAATTTTTACGGAGATGGCTACCATGTCTTGTGCCTGCATAACATTTTAAAGACTGCTTTAAAGGACGAAGGAATCGAAAGAGGAAAGACGACGTTTCCTTCCTGTTTTATACAGCTAACATTTTTGTTACAGACGTCAACAGAATTGTTTCAGAGTTGATAAGCAATTCTAAAGACATGCATTTGAATTGTGGCTTATTTACATTTTCAGTGTGCTCTTatgcaataataataatcttGATGATTTAAAGGTGTTTTAAttgtctggattttattttttttccaaataacttttGCAAATTAGTATCAGTGAAAAAGTGTAACAAACAAAACTTGTTTGGCTGACTGCCTTTGAATATTGTGTATTTCCACACTCCTCCGTCTCTATGATTTAGCTGTAACTACTTgagaaacatttcagatttttaagaCAAAAGAGGATCTTTCGTTCTATTAAAAGTATAAAACTTCAAAACAGTGGAGCAGTTCAATCTACAGATTTCAGTCTTTCCGTATATGTCGTACATAatgtataaaaatgaaaacacaggatGTCAACCAGTAAATTTTCATTATACAACCAGtaaattttcaaaatacaaatattttcagttttcttttttgaaggaaGGCTATTATTTTCTGAGAATCTAAATCTTTTCACATGTGTTTTGTTCAATGA
The sequence above is drawn from the Rissa tridactyla isolate bRisTri1 chromosome 9, bRisTri1.patW.cur.20221130, whole genome shotgun sequence genome and encodes:
- the LOC128914949 gene encoding olfactory receptor 10C1-like: MKSYEEGTTGNKTSAIIFVILGFSHRPDMKVIFFILFLCIYIITVLGNLIILLVINMDPVLHTPMYFFLTNLSFLEICYTSVTLPRVLVSLLSSDTSISFAGCAAQMYFFLFFGATECCLLAAMAYDRYLAICSPLHYMDIMNKKVCMQLAASSWICGNLVALGHTTFIFSLPFCGSNVINHFFCEIQPVLMLVCGDTYWNELQIILAAAFVILMPFLLILVSYSLIISSILKIRSARGRYKAFSTCFSHLTVVTLFYGTAVFIYIRPKSSYSLDVDKVLSLFYSVLTPILNPIIYSLRNRELQRALCSALR